The following DNA comes from Burkholderia sp. HI2500.
TCGAACGTGTCCGTCTCGAGTCGCGCCAGGTGGTCGTCGCGGTTCACGCGCAGCGGCTCGGTGCCCGTCATGCCGGCCCGGTCCGTCTGGGGTTTTCTGGATGGCAAAAACATCATGCTGGTCGTTCTCCGTGCTCACGCATGAGCGAAATCGGCCGCATGCGCGAGCTCGGATGCGATCCGCGCATGCCAGGCCGCGCGCCGGCGCTGCCGGCTGTCCGCGTCGATCGAGGGTTCGAAAACGGCGTCGGTGACGAGCGTCGCGCGGGCCGCGTCGAGCGAATCCCACAGCAGCCCCGACGCACCCGCGAGAAACGCCGCGCCGCGCAGGCTCGCGCGATCGCCTTCGCGCATCCGCCGCACGGGTACACCGCTCACGTCGGCCTGGATCTGCAGCAGCGTGTCGCTGCCCGCGAGGCCGCCGCCGACGATCAGCTCCGAGACGTCGGCCCGCGCGACGGCCTGGTTGGCCTCCATGCACGACGCGACCGAATGCGCGATGCCTTCGAGCACTGCGTACGCCACCTCGGCCTGCGTCGTCGCGATCGAGATGCCCGACAGCAGTGCACGCGCGTTCGGCTCCATCCGCGGCACGCGCAGGCCGGTGAGCGCCGGCACGAACGTCACGCCGCGCGCCGATTGCACCGTGCCGGCCAGCGCGCTGATCTGCGCGGGATCGTCGAACCAGCGCAGTTTTTCGCAGACCCAGCGCAACGCCGAGCCGGTCGTCGCGACGAAGGTTTCGAGCGAGTAATGCGACACGCCGCCATGCCGCCGCGCCGTCATCGCCAGCGTGCCGTCGTGCGCGTGACCGGGTTGCGCGTGCGATCCGGCGTCCGGGCGCGCCGTGCCGGTCAGCAAGTCGACGAAGCTGCCGGTGCCGTGCACGCACATCGCCTGGCCGCGCTCGACGCAGCCGAGACCGACGGCGCCCGCGAACTGGTCGCCCGCACACGCGAGGATCGGCACGTCGATACCGAGCAGGTCTTCGCGCGTACGGCCGAACGCGTCGGCATCCTCGCGCAGCGCGGGCAACAACGCGTACGGAAAGCCCAGCGCGTCGAGCCACGATTCGAAATAGCGATGCTCGCCGAGCAGGTACGCGCTGGCGGAGGTGGCGTTGGTCGGTGTCGTCACGCACTCGCGCGCATCCGACAGGTGCCACAGCAGCCACGTATCGATCGTGCCGAACGCGAGACAGCCGGCGCGATGCGCATCGGCAACGGCCTGCGACGTACGCATCTGGTGCACGGCCCACAGATACGGCGAACGCACGCCTGCCGGCCGGCCGACCTGCGGCACGAGCACGCGATCCCAGTCGGCCGCGAGACGGTCGAGCTCGGCGGCATGACGCGTGTCCTGCCAGACCATCGCGGGCACGAGCGCGCGGCCGGTCCGCGTATCCCACAGCACGGCCGTCGCGCGCTGCGTCGCGAGCGCCAGCGCGACGACGCGTACGCCCAGTCGCTGCGCTTGCGCGAGCGTGGCGCGGCAGACCGTGAGCGTCTTGTCGAGGATGGCATTCGCATCCTGTTCGACGACGCCCGGCCGCGGGCTGTCGACCGACAGCGGCAGGTATTCAAGGCACGACACGTGCCCACTCGCGTCGACAAGCGCGGCACGTGTGCCGGACGTGCCTTCGTCGATGGCGAGAATGACGTTTCGGGAATCGGTCATCGCGGCGTTTTCTCGATGGCGGGGTTCAGGTAGGCCGACGTGACGCGTGCATCGTCGCCGAAGTGCGGCGCGTCGGGTTCGTTGTCGGGATTGATCGTCGTGCGCGTCGGATCCCAGCGGATCGCAAAGCAGATCGCACTCGCGACGCACGGCACGATCGCCAGAATCAGGAACGTGTGTTCGAGGCCGTAGCGCGCACGAAACAGCGGGAAGACCAGCAGGCCGAGCGCCGCGCCGATCGAGCCGAGCGCGCCGACGATGCCGTTCGCACCCGCGCGCAGCTCGCCGCGAAACGACAGCGACGACAGGCTCTTGCCGTTCGCGCCGGGGCCGGCCGAGTGGAACAGGATGAACAGCGACGGCACGACCACCGACAGCCACAGCGGCATGCGCGCATGGAACAGCCCGAGCACGACCAGCATCGCGCACACCGCCGCGAAGCCGATCGCGGACGCGCGGCGCAGGCCGACCCGGCGGCCGACCGTCGACGACGAAAAGCCGCCGACGATCCCGAACAGGTTGAACACGAGCGCGCCGAGCGTCGCGTAGACGAAGTCCTTGCCGAACAGCGCGGCACTGATCAGCGGCAAATACCAGCCGATCGCGAAATACTCGATCGATTGACCGATCTGGACGGTCGCGGCCAGGATCGTGCGTGGCAGGTAGACACCGCGAAAGATCAGCAGCACGTTCGCGAAGCCGCGCGTCGCCGGATTGACGATCGGCGTGCGTTCATGCGCGGGCGCGGCAACGAATGCCTGCCCGTAGATGCGCGTCATCGCGCGGGCCGCGTCGTCGAGACGCTCCTTGCGCGCGAGCCAGATCGGGCTTTCGACGAGGAATGCGCATTGCAGCGCGAGGATCGCGGCGCCGAACACCGCGGTGGCCGCCACCGAGTAACGCCAGATCGAATCGCCGACCTGCCATGCGTGAAACAGCAGCGCGAGCAGCAGGTTCAGGCAGACGGCCGTGTACCACATGCCCTGCCACGTATTGAGCCGGCTCTTCAGGCGGCCCGGCGTGAATTCCGCGAGCATCGCCATCGCGATCGCGAAATCGATCCCGTACGCCATCCCGACGAAGAAGCGGCCAGCGAGAATCGTGTTGAAATCCGGTGCGAATACCACCAGCAGCGCACCGATCACCGACAGCAGCTTCGCGGCGATCAGTGGCCGCACGCGCCCCCACCGGTCGGCCATCCAGCCGCCGATCGGGTTGAACGCGATCGCGACCCACGACGCAAACGACGTCATCCACGCGACCTGCGCGGCCGACAGATGCAATTCGTGCGTCATCGGCCCGAGGCCGGCGCTCAATGCCGAGTTGGAAAATGCGTCGAGAAACAGCCCGCCGAGCGACAGCCACCAGACGAGTCCCGCCCTGCCCGCGATACCGGGGCGCGTGTCGAGAAAGGAGATGACGTCTTCAATGCCATGAAGCTTGACCGCGATCGTTTGCACAATCGGCCTCCGTATATTTGTTCTGTAAGAGGCTCGACATTGCAGATGCGATCGACGCATGGAGAGACCATCTTACAGATAGTCTCTTATCTAGATCTGCCGGGGCAATTTACGGCGCCGGACGCGGGCATGTCAAGCGCATCCGGTTGTGCGGCGCAGCGATTCTAGTTGCGCTCGCAACCATATCGGTAGTTTCCCGGGGACGGTGAATCCGCTCGTGGCGGCCGCGCCTTCCGGTGTCAGTTCGCGGTCACCACGGCACCGTCCGCCCCAGATAGTCGAGATACTCGAGCCCCGGGCGCACGCGCTTTGCGATCAGCACGTCGACGAGACTCGGCACGCTTTCCTCGATCGTCAGGCGCGCATCCGGCCCACCGAGTTCCGTGCGGACCCAGCCGGGCGCCATCAGCACCATCGCACGCCGCGTATCGGCCTGGCGCACCGCGAAGCTGCGCATGAACTGGTTCAGTGCGGCCTTGCTGCCGCGATAGACCTCGCGCATCCCGCTGACGTTGTTCGCGACGCTGCCCTGCCCCGACGACATCGCACCGATCAGGCCATCGTCGGTCACGAGATCCTGCAGCGTCTCGATCACACGCATCGGCGCCAGCGCATTCGTGATCATCACGCGCACGAACTCGTCGGTCGTCACTTCGCCGATCGTTTCGGTGGGCTCGTTCGTCGTGCCCGCGTTCACGAACAGCATGTCGAAGCGCCGGCCCGCCAGCCGCTCGCGCAGCGCGGCCAGTTGCACCGGTTCGCAAATGTCGAGCGTCTCGATGTCGAGCCGGCCGTCGAACCTGTCGGCGAGTTCGTGCAGCTTCGTGCGTCCCGATCCTGCGCGCACGGTGCCCGTTACGCGCCAGCCTTTGTCCAGGAACGCCTCCGCCATCGCGAGCCCGAGGCCGCGCGAGGCCGCGACGAGCAGGAGCGCAGGGACGTTTCGGTTCGATTCAGTGGATTGCATGGTTGCCGCCTTTGCCGGGTTTCGTCATGCAGCCACTATAGGTGTGCACCACGACAGGCGCCAGACGCACCCGATTCAACTTGTAGTTGCATCCAACGCCATGTCAAATCGCACGGAAGCGTATCCTGTCGCCATGGAAGACATCGACCTGAACCTCGTCACCGCGCTCGACGTGCTGCTGTCGGAAGGCAGCGTGACCGGCGCCGCGCGCCGGCTTGGCCTGAGCACATCGGCAATGAGCCGCACGCTCACGCGGCTGCGGATGGCCACCGCCGATCCGTTGCTCGTGCGCGCCGGGCGCAAGCTCGTGCCGACACCGCACGCCGCCGCGTTGCGCGACCGCGTGCATGCGATCGCCAGCGATGCGCGCGCGGTGCTGCGGCCGGCGACGGCCGACGTGGACATGGCGACGCACGCCTCCACGTTCACCGTCCGCGCGGCCGCCTCGTTCATGGAAATGCTGTCCGGCCCGGTGGTCGCCGCACTCGGCGAAATCGCGCCGCAGGTGCGCATCCGCTTCGTCCCGAAGCCCGACCGCGATCCGCAAGCGTTGCGCGACGGCACCGTCGACCTGGAAATCGGCAAACGCGGCGACGATGCCCCCGAGTTGCACACCCGCATGCTGTTTCACGACTGGCACGTCGCCGTGGCGCGCGCCGGGCACCCGCTGTTCGCATCGGGCCGGATCACGCCCGCGCGCTATGCGGCCTGCCGTCACGTGATCGCGTCGCAGCTGGGCGATTTCGGCGGTCCGGCTGACGACTCGACCAACAAGGCCGGCTCGAACCACTCCGTACAGGTCGTCGTACCGGGCTACCCCGATGCGATGCGGGTCGCGGCCAGCACCGACCTGATCGCGCTCCTGCCGCGCTCGAGCCTCGGCAACGCGTTCTCGCCGGGGCTCACGGAAGCCCTCGGGCTGCGCAGCTTCGAGATCCCGGTGCGCCTGCCCGAGATCCTCGTGTCCGCGCTGTGGCATCCGCGCATGCACGGCGACCCCGTGCACCGTCGCCTGCGCGATGCGGTCATCGCCGTCTGCCAGCGCGCGTATCCGGACGGCCGCGCGCCGCGCCCACCGGCACGTCGCACCGGCACGCGCGCGGCAGGCTGAGGCACGGCTCAGACCAGCCGCCCGCCACCATCGATGTGCAGGATCTCGCCATTCATGAAGCCGTTGCCCAGCAGGAACGCGATCGCTTCCCCCACTTCATCGGCGCGCCCGACGCGGCCGCCGGGCAATGCCGCCGCCGCGCCCGCGAGGATCGCATCGCGCGCTTCCGGACCGAACGCGTCGTAAAGCGGCGTCTCGACGAAGCCGGGCGCGACGACGTTCACACGAATCGGCTTCAGTTCCAGCGCGAGCGACTGCGCCAGCGCCTCGACCCCGCGCACGGCGGCGGCAATGACCGACGTGCCCTGCGCGGCCGGACGATCCGACAGTTGCCCGCCGGTCAGCACGATCGAGCCGGTCGCGGACATCAGCGGCAACGCAGCGCGGATCGCGTAGACCGGCCCGGCGATACGCTCCTGCCACGCGGCGAGCAGGAGATCGGGATCGGTCTCGTTCAGCTTGCCGGCAATGAACCGGCCGGCCGTGACGACCAGGTGATCGACGCGCGTGATCGTGTCGAATACGGCCTGCACGGCATGGCGGTCCGCGATGTCGGCCACCGCGACGCGCGCGCCGCCGATCGCCTGTGCGGCGGATTCGAGTTTCGCGCGGGCCCGGCCGACCAGCGTGACACTGGCGCCTTTTGCCTTCGCGGCGGCCGCGGCCTCGAGGCCGATTCCGGAACTCCCGCCGAATACCACGACGTGCGCACCGTCCAGTGCCGAAGATTGCGTTGCCTCGTTCATGTCGACTCCTCATCAGGGATTGAAGGTTCGCGAACGTTAGGTCATTCTCCATTGCGCAGGAATATGGGAGACTTGAATAAAGGTCATGCCATAAAGGAATGAGATGGATTCGCTGCGATCCATGCGCGTGTTCGTCCGCGCGATCGAGCTCGGCAATTTCTCGGCGGTCGCGCGGGAGGAAGGTACCGGCCAGCCGACGATCAGCAAGATCGTCGCCGCATTCGAGAAGGAACTGGGCGTTCGCCTGCTCGAACGCTCGACCACGAGCCTCGCGCCCACCGACGAAGGCCGCCGGTTCTACGATCGCTGCAAGCGCGTGATCGACGAATACGCGAGCGCGGTGGCCGAGGTGCGCGGGCAAACGGTGCGGCCGGTCGGCAAGCTGGTCGTCAATGCGCCGCTGGGGCTGGGCGAGCTGAGACTGAACGCGCTCGTGCTCGAATTCCTCGCCGCGTGGCCGGAGATCGAGGTCGAGCTCCAATTGACCGACCGCGTGATCGACCTCGTCGAAGAAGGCGTCGATGTCGCCATTCGCCTCGGCCAGCTGCTGCCGCCGGATGCCGTGGCGCGCCACATCGCGTCGTCGCCGCGCCTGCTGGTCGCCACGCCGGCGTACGTGGCGCGGGCGCCGAAGCTCCGCCGGCCGGACGACCTCGCGAAGCACGAGTATGTCGGCTACGCGCGCGCGGACATCGGCAACGAACTGGCCTTCGCGCGCGGCGACGAGCAAGTCGTCGTTCCGGTGCGCGGCCGGTATCGCGTGAACAGTTCGATGGCGCTGCGGGAATGCTTCCTGGCCGGGAACGCGGTGGGCAGCGGGCCGGCGTGGCTCGTTCAGGACCTGATCGACAGCGGCCAGCTCGTCCGGTTGCTGCCGAAGTGGGACATGGTGCCGCCGCATGCGCTGCACCTCGTCTATGCGTCGCGCCGGTATCTGCCGCTGCGAACCCGCACGTTCCTGCAGTTCATGGAGCAGCGGATTCCCGAGCTGCCCGGGTTCCATGCGATCACCGCCCCGACCCGCACCCCGACCGCGCCCGCACCGCGGCGGGCCCGCTAGTCGACGCTCGCCGCGGCCACGGCCGGCCCGGGCACCGATCCGCCACCGTTTTCCCGATCCGCCGAATCCCCGCTATTGCAGCGGTGCCGGCGGGCCGTTCGGCTAAAATGCCGCACTTTCCACCTTGTCCGGCCCGCTCGCCATGCAACCCGCCTCCCCCGCCCAACCCGCCGCCCACGGCGCCGACGCCGCAGATTCGGCCCGCGACCTCGTCTACGGCCCGAACGACCGGCCGGCGCCGATGGTCGCCTTCGTCGCCGCACTGCAGCACCTGCTGGCGATCATCGTGCCGATCGTCACGCCCGGCCTGCTGATCTGCCAGGCGCTCGGCGTGTCCAGCCGCGATACGACCCTGATCGTGTCGATGTCGCTGGTGATTTCCGGCATCGCCACCTTCGTCCAGTGCAAGCGCTTCGGCCCGCTGGGCGCCGGCCTGCTGATCGTCCAGGGCACGAGCTTCAACTTCGTCGGCCCGCTGATCGCCGGCGGCAGCCTGATGGTCAAGCAAGGCACGCCGGTCGAGACCGTGATGGCCGCGATCTTCGGCGTCGTGATTGCCGGGTCGTTCGTCGAGATGGGCGTGTCGCGCATCCTGCCGTTCGTGAAGCGCCTGATCACGCCGCTCGTCACCGGCATCGTCGTGCTGCTGATCGGCCTCACGCTGATCAAGGTCGGCCTGATCAGCATGGGCGGCGGCTACGGCGCGATGGCCAAGGGCACCTTCGCGAGCGCGGAGAACCTGACGCTGTCCGGCCTCGTGCTCGGCACGATCATCCTGCTGAACCGCGTGCCGATCGTGTGGGTGCGCAGCACCGCGCTCGTCATCGCACTCGTGATCGGCTATCTCGCGGCCGCGTTCCTCGGCCGCCTCGATTTCACCGGCATGCACCAGGCCGCGCTGTTCCAGGTCCCGACGCCGCTGCACTTCGGCATCGGCTTCTCGTGGGCGCTGTTCGTGCCGATGCTGATCATCTACCTCGTCACGTCGCTCGAGGCGATCGGCGACGTCACGGCCACCAGCAAGATCTCGAACGAGCCGGTCGAAGGCCCGGTGTGGATGCAACGGATCAAGGGCGGCGTGCTCGTGAACGGCGCGAACTCGCTGCTGGCCGGCGTGTTCAACACGTTCCCGAGCTCGGTGTTCGCGCAGAACAACGGCGTGATCCAGATCACCGGCGTCGCCAGCCGCTACGTCGGCATCTGGATCGCGGGGATGCTCGTGGTGCTCGGCCTGTTCCCGGTCGTCGCCGGCGTGCTGCAGGCCGTGCCGGAGCCCGTGCTCGGCGGCGCGGCGATGGTGATGTTCGGCGCGGTGGCCGCATCGGGCATCAACATCCTCGCCGGCGTCCATCTCGATCGTCGCGCACTGCTGATCATCGCGGTGTCGCTCGCGCTCGGCCTCGGCGTGTCGCAAGTGCCGGACATCCTCAACAGCCTGCCGCACGCGCTGAAGAACGTGCTGGAATCGGGCGTGGCAACGGGCGGCATCTGCGCGCTCGTGATGAACTGGTTCCTGCCGGAAAAGAAGTAACGGCGCGACGCCTGACCGGCGCCCCCGCAAGCCGCGCTCCCGGTGCATCGGGCGCGCGGCTTTTTTCATGGCGGACGAGTATGTCCCGTCCGCGTTGCCCGGGATCGGCGCGCCACGCACGCGCCAATCACTCAGTTCATGCGGGCCGCCTGCTCCGTCAATCCGATGAGCCAGCGCAGGCCGCTATCCCCCTGATGCGCGGTCTTCCACAACGCACTGACCTGATGCATCGGCGTATCGAACGGCAACGGGCTGATGCGCAAGCCCAGGCTACGGCTCCAGATCCGGGCGATATAGTCGGGCACCGTCACCAGCACCGGATTGTCGCGCGCGATGAAAGGCTGGGTCGCAAAGTGAGGATTGGAAAATATCACGCGCCGTTGCTTGCCCAGCGACGCCAGCCGCTCGTCGATGAATCCATGCAGCTCGCCCTTGAACGAAGTCAGCGCATGCGGATACGCCAGAAACTCGCGCAAGCTCAGCGATTCGCCTCGCGGCCGGATCAGCTTCGGGTTGTAGAGGCAGACAAAGCGCCAGTCGAGCAGAATGCGCTGCTGTTGCCATGGCGCGCACTCGTTGAACACCCCCAACGCAATCTCGATCTCGTTTCGTTCAAACATGCTGGAGACGCGGTGGCAGTCGGTATCCAGGGAGATGAGCTTCACGCCCGGCGCCTCGGCGGAAAGCATCTTCAACAACGCGGGAAACAACGTGACCGCTATCGCTTCTGACACACCGATGCGGAAGGTCCGGCTGGCGTTTCGGGCATCGAACGGTTGCCCCGCCCGCATGGTCTCGTGAAGACCGATCAGCAGCGCGTCGATCTGCCGGGAAAGCTCCAGCGCGCGTGGGGTCGGCTCCATGCCCGACCGGCCGCGCACGAACAACTCGTCGCCAAACGCCGCCCGGAGTCGTTTCAGCGCCCCGCTCACCGCGGGCTGACCAAGAAACAACCGCTCCGCCGCACGCGTGACGTGGCGCTCCTGCATGAGTGCATGGAAGACGAGCAGCAGATTGAGATCGAATCGACGAAGATCATTCTCAATGATGGAAGTCATCATCGCAAACAATTGGAGTGATAGTCGGTCAAGCATGCATGCTATCTCCAGGCGCTGCAACAACCGTAGCGCAAACACCGGGGAAGGCAATGCACAACGACACTGGCAGGGTGGTGGTACTGGGCGGCTCGTCCGGCATCGGCCTCGCGACCGTCCGGCGACTGGCCGGCGCCGGCTACGACGTGATCGCCACGGGACGCGATGCGGACAAGTTGCAGGCCGCGACGGCATCGATCGACGGATCGGTGCGTATCGACGCGTTTGACGGGGCACAGCGCGAGCAATTGGAGCGCTTCTTCGCGAGCGCCGGGAGCATCGACCACCTGGTGATCGCATTGAGTGGCGGCGACGGAGCCGGCCCTTTCAGGGAACTCGATCTGGGCAGCCTGCGGCGCGGCTTCGACGCGAAGTTCTGGCCACATGTCCAGGCGGCGCAGGCGGCCCTGCCGACCTTGCGCAGCGGGGGCAGCATCACCTTCGTCACCGCCATTTCCGCGCGCGTCGCCAACCCGGGTACCAGCGGCCTGGCCGCGATCAATGCCGCCATCGAGGCAATGGTGCCGGTACTGGCCCGCGAACTGGCGCCAACCCGGGTCAACGCGGTCTCGCCCGGCGTGGTGAAGACGCCGTGGTGGAACGGCCTACCCGACGGCGCCCGGCGAGCCTTCTTCGAGCAACACGCAAGCGCATTGCCCGTGGGACGCATCGGCGAGCCCGACGACGTCGCGCAGGCCATCGCCTTCCTGATCGGAAATGGCTACACCACGGGCAGCGTCATCGAGTGCGACGGCGGCCTGCATCTCCTGTGATCGGGAGAAGCGGGTTCAGCCGCCGGCGCCGCGACGTCATGAAAGGCACCCTGCCGTACGAACTGATTGAACGACATCCGGATTGCAACCTCCCGCGCGACCGCAACCCGGGCACGTGACTCGTTGTTTCGACCACAACCCGAAGGAGAAAACCGCCTATGTCCAGGCAACTGTTCATCAACCTGCCGGTGCGGGACCTGTCAAAGGCGACGGCGTTCTACACCGCCATCGGCGCCAGCATGAATCCGCAGTTCAGTGACGACACGAGTTCCTGCATGGTGCTGTCGGACACGCTCTTCGTCATGCTCATGACGCATGAAAAATGGGCGCGCTTCACGAAGAAGCCGATCGTCGATT
Coding sequences within:
- a CDS encoding LysR family transcriptional regulator, whose amino-acid sequence is MLDRLSLQLFAMMTSIIENDLRRFDLNLLLVFHALMQERHVTRAAERLFLGQPAVSGALKRLRAAFGDELFVRGRSGMEPTPRALELSRQIDALLIGLHETMRAGQPFDARNASRTFRIGVSEAIAVTLFPALLKMLSAEAPGVKLISLDTDCHRVSSMFERNEIEIALGVFNECAPWQQQRILLDWRFVCLYNPKLIRPRGESLSLREFLAYPHALTSFKGELHGFIDERLASLGKQRRVIFSNPHFATQPFIARDNPVLVTVPDYIARIWSRSLGLRISPLPFDTPMHQVSALWKTAHQGDSGLRWLIGLTEQAARMN
- a CDS encoding LysR family transcriptional regulator, which encodes MEDIDLNLVTALDVLLSEGSVTGAARRLGLSTSAMSRTLTRLRMATADPLLVRAGRKLVPTPHAAALRDRVHAIASDARAVLRPATADVDMATHASTFTVRAAASFMEMLSGPVVAALGEIAPQVRIRFVPKPDRDPQALRDGTVDLEIGKRGDDAPELHTRMLFHDWHVAVARAGHPLFASGRITPARYAACRHVIASQLGDFGGPADDSTNKAGSNHSVQVVVPGYPDAMRVAASTDLIALLPRSSLGNAFSPGLTEALGLRSFEIPVRLPEILVSALWHPRMHGDPVHRRLRDAVIAVCQRAYPDGRAPRPPARRTGTRAAG
- a CDS encoding nucleobase:cation symporter-2 family protein encodes the protein MQPASPAQPAAHGADAADSARDLVYGPNDRPAPMVAFVAALQHLLAIIVPIVTPGLLICQALGVSSRDTTLIVSMSLVISGIATFVQCKRFGPLGAGLLIVQGTSFNFVGPLIAGGSLMVKQGTPVETVMAAIFGVVIAGSFVEMGVSRILPFVKRLITPLVTGIVVLLIGLTLIKVGLISMGGGYGAMAKGTFASAENLTLSGLVLGTIILLNRVPIVWVRSTALVIALVIGYLAAAFLGRLDFTGMHQAALFQVPTPLHFGIGFSWALFVPMLIIYLVTSLEAIGDVTATSKISNEPVEGPVWMQRIKGGVLVNGANSLLAGVFNTFPSSVFAQNNGVIQITGVASRYVGIWIAGMLVVLGLFPVVAGVLQAVPEPVLGGAAMVMFGAVAASGINILAGVHLDRRALLIIAVSLALGLGVSQVPDILNSLPHALKNVLESGVATGGICALVMNWFLPEKK
- a CDS encoding MFS transporter, giving the protein MQTIAVKLHGIEDVISFLDTRPGIAGRAGLVWWLSLGGLFLDAFSNSALSAGLGPMTHELHLSAAQVAWMTSFASWVAIAFNPIGGWMADRWGRVRPLIAAKLLSVIGALLVVFAPDFNTILAGRFFVGMAYGIDFAIAMAMLAEFTPGRLKSRLNTWQGMWYTAVCLNLLLALLFHAWQVGDSIWRYSVAATAVFGAAILALQCAFLVESPIWLARKERLDDAARAMTRIYGQAFVAAPAHERTPIVNPATRGFANVLLIFRGVYLPRTILAATVQIGQSIEYFAIGWYLPLISAALFGKDFVYATLGALVFNLFGIVGGFSSSTVGRRVGLRRASAIGFAAVCAMLVVLGLFHARMPLWLSVVVPSLFILFHSAGPGANGKSLSSLSFRGELRAGANGIVGALGSIGAALGLLVFPLFRARYGLEHTFLILAIVPCVASAICFAIRWDPTRTTINPDNEPDAPHFGDDARVTSAYLNPAIEKTPR
- a CDS encoding SDR family oxidoreductase, with product MQSTESNRNVPALLLVAASRGLGLAMAEAFLDKGWRVTGTVRAGSGRTKLHELADRFDGRLDIETLDICEPVQLAALRERLAGRRFDMLFVNAGTTNEPTETIGEVTTDEFVRVMITNALAPMRVIETLQDLVTDDGLIGAMSSGQGSVANNVSGMREVYRGSKAALNQFMRSFAVRQADTRRAMVLMAPGWVRTELGGPDARLTIEESVPSLVDVLIAKRVRPGLEYLDYLGRTVPW
- a CDS encoding LysR family transcriptional regulator, which codes for MDSLRSMRVFVRAIELGNFSAVAREEGTGQPTISKIVAAFEKELGVRLLERSTTSLAPTDEGRRFYDRCKRVIDEYASAVAEVRGQTVRPVGKLVVNAPLGLGELRLNALVLEFLAAWPEIEVELQLTDRVIDLVEEGVDVAIRLGQLLPPDAVARHIASSPRLLVATPAYVARAPKLRRPDDLAKHEYVGYARADIGNELAFARGDEQVVVPVRGRYRVNSSMALRECFLAGNAVGSGPAWLVQDLIDSGQLVRLLPKWDMVPPHALHLVYASRRYLPLRTRTFLQFMEQRIPELPGFHAITAPTRTPTAPAPRRAR
- a CDS encoding FGGY family carbohydrate kinase, whose product is MTDSRNVILAIDEGTSGTRAALVDASGHVSCLEYLPLSVDSPRPGVVEQDANAILDKTLTVCRATLAQAQRLGVRVVALALATQRATAVLWDTRTGRALVPAMVWQDTRHAAELDRLAADWDRVLVPQVGRPAGVRSPYLWAVHQMRTSQAVADAHRAGCLAFGTIDTWLLWHLSDARECVTTPTNATSASAYLLGEHRYFESWLDALGFPYALLPALREDADAFGRTREDLLGIDVPILACAGDQFAGAVGLGCVERGQAMCVHGTGSFVDLLTGTARPDAGSHAQPGHAHDGTLAMTARRHGGVSHYSLETFVATTGSALRWVCEKLRWFDDPAQISALAGTVQSARGVTFVPALTGLRVPRMEPNARALLSGISIATTQAEVAYAVLEGIAHSVASCMEANQAVARADVSELIVGGGLAGSDTLLQIQADVSGVPVRRMREGDRASLRGAAFLAGASGLLWDSLDAARATLVTDAVFEPSIDADSRQRRRAAWHARIASELAHAADFAHA
- a CDS encoding SDR family oxidoreductase, whose protein sequence is MNEATQSSALDGAHVVVFGGSSGIGLEAAAAAKAKGASVTLVGRARAKLESAAQAIGGARVAVADIADRHAVQAVFDTITRVDHLVVTAGRFIAGKLNETDPDLLLAAWQERIAGPVYAIRAALPLMSATGSIVLTGGQLSDRPAAQGTSVIAAAVRGVEALAQSLALELKPIRVNVVAPGFVETPLYDAFGPEARDAILAGAAAALPGGRVGRADEVGEAIAFLLGNGFMNGEILHIDGGGRLV
- a CDS encoding SDR family oxidoreductase — translated: MHNDTGRVVVLGGSSGIGLATVRRLAGAGYDVIATGRDADKLQAATASIDGSVRIDAFDGAQREQLERFFASAGSIDHLVIALSGGDGAGPFRELDLGSLRRGFDAKFWPHVQAAQAALPTLRSGGSITFVTAISARVANPGTSGLAAINAAIEAMVPVLARELAPTRVNAVSPGVVKTPWWNGLPDGARRAFFEQHASALPVGRIGEPDDVAQAIAFLIGNGYTTGSVIECDGGLHLL